One Clostridium estertheticum DNA segment encodes these proteins:
- a CDS encoding ATP-dependent RecD-like DNA helicase — protein MKKEIRDKRLEIKGSLIEEFKIDEEVADKLINDYGIDVIDVIIHKPYILCHYHIELKIVKDIIEKNSLNKNENHKNRDISAATIIHVIEYLTEIKGDTFIFVSELKKKILELVEVVIKEELEEALELLETECEIVRERDKEGRECIYLIRMYKAEVELANHITYFVGENRKHTCDSNKISEFINGYDSADIKLNKLQKEAVEMALSNRLSVITGVAGGGKTTAIKAIIGGFKYLNYENIQLVAFTGKAVQRMSSVTGMQGSTIHRLLGIGLEDRNKVSGVKADVLIIDEAGTVGLEIFKMLFECLQNNNSNTKIVIVGDKFQLPSISPGNVLDGLLKSGIIPVVNLIDVVRQEKHSLIITTAHKILEGTEITGKKTGIWFKKNEFEFIETDSEKIKQQVSKKVDKLLSNGTSIYDIQVISPIKNGRSGVVELNREIADRLNSIQEREVYKFGILDSVILTKNILNVFNGQKGFIIWVESNLNRLELITVDFGSRVVTFKGKEIENIELAYVSTVHKMQGSEAKNVIVVIDKDHERMLNRELLYVAVTRGIESVTIIGSKEAFNKAVNRVSRERHSLLAERLIGLRIAS, from the coding sequence ATGAAGAAAGAGATTAGAGATAAGAGATTAGAGATTAAGGGAAGTCTCATAGAGGAATTTAAGATTGATGAAGAGGTAGCTGATAAATTAATTAATGATTACGGAATTGATGTTATAGATGTAATTATACATAAGCCATATATACTATGTCATTACCATATTGAGCTAAAAATAGTTAAAGATATTATAGAGAAGAATAGTCTTAACAAAAATGAAAATCATAAAAATAGGGATATTAGTGCGGCCACGATAATTCATGTAATTGAGTATTTGACAGAGATTAAGGGAGATACATTTATATTTGTAAGTGAATTAAAGAAGAAAATTTTAGAGTTAGTTGAAGTAGTGATTAAGGAAGAGTTAGAAGAGGCATTAGAACTTTTAGAAACTGAATGTGAAATTGTACGAGAACGAGATAAGGAAGGACGGGAATGTATATATCTTATTAGGATGTACAAGGCAGAGGTAGAATTGGCTAATCATATAACATATTTTGTGGGAGAAAATAGAAAACACACCTGCGATTCAAATAAAATTAGTGAATTCATAAATGGTTATGATTCAGCAGATATTAAATTAAATAAGTTACAGAAGGAAGCAGTAGAAATGGCTTTAAGTAATAGACTAAGTGTTATTACAGGAGTTGCAGGAGGAGGTAAAACAACAGCAATTAAGGCTATTATAGGGGGCTTTAAATATTTAAACTATGAAAATATTCAACTTGTTGCATTTACTGGTAAGGCTGTACAAAGAATGAGTTCTGTTACAGGTATGCAAGGCTCTACGATACATAGATTGCTTGGAATAGGGTTAGAAGATAGGAACAAAGTGAGTGGAGTTAAAGCTGATGTTTTAATAATTGACGAAGCTGGTACTGTGGGGTTGGAGATATTTAAAATGCTCTTTGAATGTTTACAAAATAATAATAGCAATACTAAGATAGTAATTGTAGGCGATAAATTCCAGTTACCTTCAATTTCACCAGGAAACGTTTTAGATGGGCTTCTAAAGAGTGGAATTATTCCAGTAGTAAATTTAATAGATGTTGTTAGGCAAGAAAAACATAGTTTAATAATAACTACTGCACACAAGATACTTGAAGGTACTGAAATAACTGGGAAAAAGACAGGAATATGGTTTAAAAAAAATGAATTTGAATTTATAGAAACTGATAGTGAAAAAATCAAACAACAAGTAAGTAAAAAAGTAGATAAGCTACTTAGCAATGGTACAAGTATTTATGATATTCAAGTCATTTCGCCAATCAAGAACGGTAGAAGTGGGGTCGTTGAATTGAATAGAGAGATAGCAGACAGACTTAACAGTATTCAAGAAAGAGAGGTTTACAAATTTGGCATATTAGACTCTGTAATTTTAACAAAGAACATTTTAAACGTATTTAATGGTCAGAAGGGATTTATAATTTGGGTAGAGAGCAATCTTAACAGGCTTGAACTTATTACAGTAGATTTTGGTAGTAGAGTAGTAACATTTAAAGGAAAGGAGATTGAAAATATAGAACTTGCATATGTTTCAACGGTTCACAAAATGCAAGGTAGTGAAGCAAAGAATGTAATAGTGGTGATAGATAAAGACCATGAGCGAATGTTGAATAGAGAGTTGCTTTATGTTGCAGTAACAAGAGGGATAGAAAGTGTCACTATAATAGGGAGTAAGGAAGCTTTTAATAAAGCTGTTAATAGAGTAAGTAGGGAAAGACACTCATTGTTAGCGGAGAGATTGATAGGGTTAAGAATAGCCAGTTAA